The Vibrio tarriae genome includes the window GTCGGTTGTACCAGCACTATTTTGTTCAATCTGTTCAAAATGGAAAATGCAGAAATCACACGCCCACTCGCGCTACTGATGATCTCTGCCATTTTGTCTGACACGGTTGGCTTTGCCTCACCAACCTGCACGCAAAAAGACCGAGATGCGGTGGCTGAGTTAGCGGTATTAGCGGGCATTACCGATCTGGAAGGTTTTATCAAAGCGCTACTGATTGCGAAAACTGACATTGAAGGTTTAAGTGCGGCGCAGCTGGTCGAAAAAGATCTTAAAGCTTACCCATTCAATGGCCGTGAGTTGGTGGTAGGCCAGGTTGAACTGGCTACGCTAGAGCAAGTCGCGGATATGATTGATGCCTTAGAGGCAGATCTGCAACGTCGTTGTGATGAGGAATCATTGGCTCTTGCAGCACTGATGCTGACCGATATCACCACCGCGCAAACTCGTTTGCTGTTTAAAGGAGAATGGTCAGAAAAACTGGCTAAGCATGCAAAAGATGGCGTACTGATGATGGAAAACACCCTAAGCCGTAAGAAGCAAGGTTGGCCTTGGCTACAAACGGAACTGGCTTGATCGCCACTTCGCGGTTAACATTCTTGTTAAGCAACGCTCACGCTGTATGCGGTGGGCGTTTTTTTATCTCTGATTGTAGGCGGTATCCTGCAATTTCATCGTTCAGTAGAATGGCAACATTAGGTGGGGAAAACATGTCCAATCCATTAACCGCAGAGCAAATGGCGCTCATCAACCAATATGACCAAGAGCAACGATTCAACTACTGCCTGAAAGAGATTGTGGCTAACCAGCAAGTGTGGATTTTAAAAGATGAGCACGGCTGCGTTATGCTCAATACAGAAGAAGAAGAGTGCGTTCCTGTATGGCCACATCGTGAGTTTGCGCAAGCGTGGGCAACTGGCGAGTGGGCTGAGTGTGAGCCAGAATCGATTGGCTTGAACAAATGGTTTAGTCGCTGGACACAAGGTTTAGAGCAAGACGATTTATCCGTAGTGGTTTTTCCTAACGACAATGAAGAAGGGGTGATTTTGTTCCCTGATGAGTTTGACTTTGAATTGAAAAAAACTCACTAACCGCCGTTAACTGGTGCGGTGAAGTATTTAGCGTAACCACTCATACAGCGGTGAAGAACGCGCTTCTTGCACCGCATTCTCTAACACACCTTGCTGCTCGTACTGTTTGAGCTTTGCTTTGAGCAAACTTTGCAGTTGCGGTTGCCTCATGCCACTGCTTAACTCAGGTTCGTAGAGCAGCTTGAGTAAAATCACATCCAATGGGGACAGCAAATCTTCCGGCGTTTTATCGTTAAAGATCGAAGGGTAGGCGAGCTCTGAATCATTGGGTAGTCCCATCACCTGAGTGATCTCCTCGACAATACACGCCAGCAGTTTGCCATGGTCACGAGCTTGATCGACCGGAATCACGACTGAAGCCGCAACAATCTCAGAGGCCGAATTGGTGGAATAATTGGCCTGACAGATTGCACTATGCATGGTTTGGGTGGCTGATTTACCCGCCAACTCTTCTAAGGCTTGTTGCCACTTTGATTGTTGGGTGAACACCCAAATCACGTTGGCCTCAGTACGGTTTGTCACCACCTGAATCGAGTGCCCAGTCACTTGGGTGAGGTGGTGCACATGATCGCGTGCTAATTGCTCATGCAGGGCTTTATCGGGCACTTGGTGATCAAAATAGATGCGTAGAGGCCCACGCCATTTGCTGAGTGGTTTTTCACCTGCGGAGTACTCGTTACGCAGTGCAACGTTGAGAAATGCCCGTTCAATAAAGGCGGGATCGCGCCAATTCTCTTGACCAAAGGCACAGTGGCTAATAAGGGTGAGAAGCCCGAGCGCAATCCCTCTTTTCATCACTCAATACTTAAAGGTGGGAGCCTTGGTAAAGTGGCTCTCAATCATACGTTGGGTGATGGGATGCTGAGGATCCGCTAACACTTCGTGAGTTTCCCCCGCTTCCACCACGTCTCCTTCATGCATGACGATGATTTTGTCTGTGATGTGCTTGATCACCCCGATATGCTGGGATACATACACAAAGGAGACGCCCATCTCTTCTTGCAGTTCCAAAAACAGATTGAGGATTTGCGAGCGCATCGCCATATCCAGACCGTTCAACGCCTCATCGGCAATAATGATGGAAGGCTGTAA containing:
- a CDS encoding manganese-dependent inorganic pyrophosphatase, with translation MILVVGHKNPDSDSICSALVAAELLKARGLEAKAVRQGEINRETQHILNVAGVEQPELRTSVAGEQVWLVDYTDLAQAPDDLNQAEILGIVDHHRLGDVMTVNPLEAWIWPVGCTSTILFNLFKMENAEITRPLALLMISAILSDTVGFASPTCTQKDRDAVAELAVLAGITDLEGFIKALLIAKTDIEGLSAAQLVEKDLKAYPFNGRELVVGQVELATLEQVADMIDALEADLQRRCDEESLALAALMLTDITTAQTRLLFKGEWSEKLAKHAKDGVLMMENTLSRKKQGWPWLQTELA
- a CDS encoding DUF2750 domain-containing protein, whose translation is MSNPLTAEQMALINQYDQEQRFNYCLKEIVANQQVWILKDEHGCVMLNTEEEECVPVWPHREFAQAWATGEWAECEPESIGLNKWFSRWTQGLEQDDLSVVVFPNDNEEGVILFPDEFDFELKKTH
- a CDS encoding DUF2927 domain-containing protein, translating into MMKRGIALGLLTLISHCAFGQENWRDPAFIERAFLNVALRNEYSAGEKPLSKWRGPLRIYFDHQVPDKALHEQLARDHVHHLTQVTGHSIQVVTNRTEANVIWVFTQQSKWQQALEELAGKSATQTMHSAICQANYSTNSASEIVAASVVIPVDQARDHGKLLACIVEEITQVMGLPNDSELAYPSIFNDKTPEDLLSPLDVILLKLLYEPELSSGMRQPQLQSLLKAKLKQYEQQGVLENAVQEARSSPLYEWLR